One Marinobacter panjinensis DNA window includes the following coding sequences:
- a CDS encoding DUF4123 domain-containing protein: MEASGIEMLDSGQSYLLLDGALLDALKIAYRYDDSPSVDMLYRGTRHQSALEVSPCLIKPSEYTRLWDNQEFWRSNGIVVEADCGPEKLADHFRSLLSVRIPDGTVAYLRFYVPGQIRMLLSVFTPQEIAAFSGPVGSWRYFDQEKGWMSANLSEVSDAKVAEDEGWFHLQQNHLDALGQEKHRAFLRRLARSLGLSDSEGQSEQLAGLVEKAQGFAFASEANIAGYVELFVRFKDRMELPVVKEILGDTHRSATDRLAELDRMLTQGGV; encoded by the coding sequence ATGGAAGCTTCAGGTATTGAAATGCTTGATTCCGGGCAATCCTATTTGTTGTTGGATGGCGCGCTGCTGGATGCCCTGAAGATCGCCTACAGGTATGACGATAGCCCCTCAGTGGACATGCTTTACAGGGGCACTCGTCACCAATCGGCTCTAGAAGTAAGTCCTTGCTTGATAAAGCCGTCTGAATACACGCGGCTTTGGGATAACCAAGAGTTCTGGCGATCGAATGGAATCGTTGTGGAGGCTGATTGCGGGCCGGAAAAACTAGCCGATCATTTCCGAAGCCTTCTGAGCGTGCGCATACCTGATGGAACCGTCGCGTACCTTCGATTTTACGTGCCTGGTCAGATCCGGATGCTACTTTCAGTTTTTACCCCTCAAGAAATAGCCGCGTTTAGTGGGCCGGTTGGAAGCTGGCGCTACTTTGATCAGGAAAAAGGATGGATGTCAGCCAATCTATCTGAGGTGAGTGATGCAAAAGTGGCTGAGGACGAAGGATGGTTTCATTTACAGCAAAACCATCTGGATGCTTTGGGCCAGGAGAAGCACCGAGCGTTCCTGAGGCGTCTCGCAAGATCGCTTGGTCTTTCAGATAGTGAGGGGCAGTCTGAACAGCTCGCCGGCCTCGTTGAGAAAGCACAAGGCTTCGCTTTCGCGTCAGAAGCCAATATAGCAGGCTATGTAGAGCTCTTTGTGCGATTTAAAGATCGCATGGAGCTGCCGGTTGTCAAAGAAATTCTTGGTGATACCCATCGCTCTGCCACTGACCGATTGGCGGAGCTGGACAGAATGCTGACACAGGGAGGTGTCTGA
- a CDS encoding LysM peptidoglycan-binding domain-containing protein, which translates to MPEAYEVHSGDTLSAIAQRHRASLARVLNLNPEIQDPNRIFPGQTINVPAANELITSSCEPAQVVEDAPCGDKIAEVVHVTGSDELILLTEDELTELEAEEEFVCGPLNEYYRDLDTLAEENQGSKERPSDAEGKVLSPVQERKDILVWELVSREVIPQGVQSTPPLTEIKRLAGGNHYTYVRSEKIANHVRRYPMGARDRKRSKGWLSREGVDPEKLREAIESELNIKFNMSWSPDADNPVVLALNQYYDEVSWSIWGDEQAQQENRDRTGFDASAEAQFMRFAAGSSASGEFNPRSGKVHFQGKAEAQFSLLEGKASIEQAFPTNNCSEIRIYYRVGGWDGERTYTSLGHFQARMAISATGFAGASALLAANVHVDSTQGLPTLKGIAAREHGQGANLEANVFAGVRGGCEVAGSLLWVDTLATHSDWKPLCQIGKKVEAAAGVGVEGELRLEYNQATGKFYFNLHAGLVLGVGPSGNFLLEVDVQNTLEMIHFVYKALGDSDYRYLELFDQDTDAFGWYKKVSVFALAQGISHAVAIGQAAETASVVINHFWQDFIDSENGFFGNQVEAFLKERRGLALAKNVLADMEKLSESVFYHSPPEVKGAILHALMADFWLTPQLGDGTRTKVRAVAEILASFQAWRDFEETMKRINAEGRAEPQTFDRNVEGVFRFIGFNQHRYQLYKRALEFKTADLEQVVRHDPHGACRISGIV; encoded by the coding sequence ATGCCTGAGGCCTATGAAGTCCACTCCGGCGATACATTGAGCGCTATCGCCCAACGCCACCGCGCCAGCCTGGCGCGTGTGCTGAATTTGAACCCGGAAATTCAGGATCCGAATCGAATTTTTCCTGGCCAGACTATAAATGTGCCCGCCGCCAATGAATTGATTACTTCCAGCTGTGAACCTGCCCAAGTGGTGGAAGATGCTCCATGCGGCGACAAAATTGCAGAAGTTGTTCACGTCACTGGCAGCGATGAACTTATCCTTTTGACTGAGGACGAATTGACAGAACTGGAGGCCGAGGAAGAGTTTGTCTGCGGCCCGCTAAACGAGTATTACCGCGATCTGGACACTCTTGCTGAAGAAAATCAGGGTAGTAAGGAACGGCCTTCTGATGCGGAGGGAAAGGTGCTTTCCCCTGTCCAGGAGCGCAAGGATATCCTGGTTTGGGAGCTTGTCAGTCGAGAGGTCATTCCACAAGGGGTGCAGAGCACCCCACCGCTTACAGAAATCAAACGGCTTGCGGGAGGGAATCACTACACATACGTCAGGTCCGAAAAAATCGCGAATCACGTTCGACGCTACCCCATGGGAGCCCGCGACAGGAAGCGGAGTAAAGGTTGGCTGAGTCGTGAGGGCGTGGACCCAGAAAAACTCCGTGAGGCTATTGAGAGCGAACTGAACATCAAGTTCAACATGTCCTGGAGTCCGGATGCCGATAACCCAGTCGTTCTCGCTTTGAATCAATATTATGATGAGGTTAGCTGGTCGATTTGGGGTGATGAGCAGGCGCAGCAGGAAAACCGCGACCGTACCGGTTTCGATGCATCTGCTGAAGCCCAATTCATGCGCTTTGCCGCAGGCTCAAGCGCTTCGGGTGAATTTAACCCCCGTAGCGGCAAGGTCCATTTCCAGGGTAAAGCAGAAGCCCAGTTTAGCCTGCTGGAAGGCAAAGCCTCGATTGAACAGGCGTTCCCTACTAACAACTGCTCTGAAATTCGCATCTATTACAGAGTTGGTGGTTGGGACGGGGAGCGGACGTACACCTCCTTGGGCCATTTCCAGGCTCGAATGGCTATCAGTGCTACCGGATTCGCCGGTGCCTCTGCTTTACTCGCTGCGAATGTCCATGTTGACAGCACGCAGGGGCTTCCGACGCTAAAAGGGATTGCTGCCCGCGAGCACGGCCAGGGTGCAAACCTGGAAGCTAATGTATTTGCGGGAGTGAGAGGAGGTTGCGAGGTCGCTGGATCCTTATTGTGGGTTGATACCCTTGCTACTCATTCGGACTGGAAACCCTTGTGTCAGATCGGAAAAAAGGTAGAGGCTGCCGCAGGTGTCGGGGTTGAGGGCGAACTAAGGCTTGAATATAACCAAGCAACAGGGAAGTTTTACTTCAATCTCCACGCTGGCCTTGTACTTGGAGTTGGTCCGTCGGGCAATTTTTTGTTGGAAGTGGATGTCCAGAATACTCTGGAAATGATTCACTTTGTTTACAAAGCACTTGGAGATTCAGATTATAGATATCTTGAGCTTTTCGATCAGGACACTGACGCGTTTGGTTGGTACAAGAAAGTGTCAGTGTTTGCGTTGGCACAGGGCATAAGCCATGCAGTTGCTATTGGCCAGGCTGCGGAGACTGCATCTGTGGTTATTAATCATTTTTGGCAAGACTTCATCGACTCCGAAAACGGTTTTTTCGGGAATCAGGTAGAGGCTTTTCTGAAGGAGCGCCGAGGGCTGGCACTTGCAAAAAACGTTCTTGCGGACATGGAAAAACTAAGCGAAAGCGTGTTCTATCACTCTCCTCCTGAGGTGAAAGGCGCCATCCTGCATGCGCTGATGGCTGACTTCTGGTTGACGCCTCAGTTGGGCGACGGGACAAGAACGAAGGTCAGGGCGGTGGCAGAAATATTGGCCTCGTTTCAGGCCTGGCGGGACTTCGAAGAGACCATGAAGCGAATAAATGCGGAGGGGCGCGCAGAGCCACAAACTTTTGACCGCAATGTGGAAGGTGTTTTTCGATTTATCGGGTTCAATCAGCACCGGTATCAATTATATAAACGCGCACTGGAGTTCAAGACGGCAGATCTGGAGCAGGTTGTCAGGCATGATCCTCACGGTGCGTGCAGAATTTCGGGAATCGTCTGA
- a CDS encoding NUDIX domain-containing protein, translated as MTEPFQFKDSDVKVEKRETVFQGFFRMDKLWLTHPRFDGREMPTFTRELFIRGDATCVLPYDPDRDEVVLLEQFRLGALGRDQSPWLLELVAGMNEDGESPEEVAQREGQEEAGLTFKPLEKICDYLVSPGGSTELIHLYCGRISTESAGGLFGMEHEHEDIRAHVFSADEAIAMIYDGRINNAAAIIALQWLQLNRPRLREGWS; from the coding sequence ATGACTGAGCCGTTCCAGTTCAAAGACAGCGACGTAAAAGTCGAAAAACGCGAAACCGTCTTCCAGGGCTTCTTCCGTATGGACAAGCTCTGGCTGACCCACCCGCGCTTTGACGGCAGGGAAATGCCCACCTTCACCCGCGAACTCTTCATCCGCGGCGATGCCACCTGCGTATTACCCTACGACCCTGACCGGGACGAAGTCGTTCTTCTGGAACAATTCCGCCTTGGCGCCCTTGGCCGTGATCAGTCTCCCTGGTTGCTTGAGCTCGTCGCCGGTATGAACGAAGACGGCGAGTCGCCAGAAGAAGTGGCCCAGCGGGAAGGCCAGGAAGAGGCCGGACTGACGTTCAAACCGCTGGAGAAAATCTGCGACTACCTGGTCTCGCCCGGCGGAAGCACGGAACTGATTCATCTGTACTGTGGTCGTATCAGCACCGAATCCGCCGGTGGCCTGTTTGGCATGGAGCATGAACACGAAGATATCCGTGCCCACGTATTCAGCGCCGACGAAGCCATCGCAATGATTTATGATGGACGTATCAATAACGCCGCAGCGATTATCGCGCTGCAGTGGTTGCAGTTGAATCGCCCGCGATTGCGGGAAGGTTGGAGCTGA
- the thiC gene encoding phosphomethylpyrimidine synthase ThiC — protein MTTLPSYLSDSAKVDSAAIKPLPQSRKIYVQGSRPDLRVPMREITVGDTPTDMGGEKNAPVAVYDTSGPYSDPEATIDLRKGLKPIRLAWIEERGDVEQLADYTSEFTRRRMKDPLLDPLRFMDERKPLRAKPGKNVSQMHYARQGIITPEMEFIAIRENMKLQEAREQGLLNDQHPGQSFGASLPQEITPEFVRDEVARGRAIIPANINHPETEPMIIGRNFLVKINGNIGNSAVSSSIEEEVEKLTWGTRWGSDTIMDLSTGKNIHETREWIIRNSPVPIGTVPIYQALEKVGGVAEDLTWEIFRDTLIEQAEQGVDYFTIHAGVRLHHVPMTAKRTTGIVSRGGSIMAKWCLAHHQESFLYEHFEDICEIMKAYDVSFSLGDGLRPGSIADANDEAQFGELETLGELTKIAWKHDVQVMIEGPGHVPMQLIKENMDKQLECCDEAPFYTLGPLTTDIAPGYDHITSGIGAAMIGWFGCAMLCYVTPKEHLGLPNKDDVKTGIITYKIAAHAADLAKGHPGAQIRDNALSKARFEFRWEDQFNLGLDPDTARAYHDETLPKDSAKVAHFCSMCGPKFCSMQISQEVREYAKEHGLDEVSAVDVGMKEKSREFVEAGSKLYDKV, from the coding sequence ATGACAACATTACCTTCCTATCTCAGCGATTCAGCCAAAGTCGATTCCGCAGCCATCAAGCCGCTGCCCCAGTCCCGAAAAATTTACGTACAGGGTAGCCGACCCGATCTGCGGGTGCCCATGCGGGAAATTACGGTGGGAGACACACCAACGGACATGGGGGGCGAAAAAAACGCACCTGTTGCTGTCTATGACACCTCCGGCCCCTACAGTGATCCGGAAGCGACCATTGACCTCCGGAAGGGCCTCAAGCCTATTCGCCTGGCCTGGATCGAGGAGCGTGGAGACGTGGAGCAGCTGGCGGACTACACCTCCGAATTTACCCGCCGCCGCATGAAAGATCCGTTGCTGGACCCACTCCGATTTATGGACGAGCGTAAACCGCTGCGGGCCAAACCCGGCAAGAACGTCAGCCAGATGCACTACGCCCGCCAGGGCATCATTACTCCGGAGATGGAATTCATTGCCATCCGCGAGAACATGAAACTGCAGGAAGCGCGGGAGCAAGGACTTCTTAACGATCAGCATCCGGGACAGTCCTTTGGCGCCTCCCTTCCTCAGGAGATCACACCGGAATTTGTCAGGGACGAAGTCGCCCGTGGCCGCGCCATCATTCCGGCCAACATTAATCACCCGGAAACCGAACCGATGATCATCGGCCGCAACTTCCTGGTGAAGATCAACGGTAATATCGGTAACTCGGCGGTCAGCTCTTCGATCGAAGAAGAAGTGGAAAAGCTGACCTGGGGTACCCGCTGGGGCTCCGATACCATCATGGACCTGTCCACCGGCAAGAACATCCACGAAACCCGCGAATGGATCATCCGTAACTCACCGGTTCCTATTGGTACCGTCCCCATCTACCAGGCGTTGGAAAAAGTCGGCGGTGTGGCAGAGGACCTGACCTGGGAAATCTTCCGCGATACACTGATTGAGCAGGCAGAGCAGGGCGTGGATTACTTCACCATCCATGCCGGCGTGCGCCTGCACCATGTGCCCATGACGGCCAAACGCACCACCGGCATCGTGTCACGCGGTGGCTCCATCATGGCCAAGTGGTGTCTGGCCCACCACCAGGAAAGCTTCCTGTACGAGCACTTCGAAGACATCTGCGAAATCATGAAAGCCTACGACGTGTCCTTCAGCCTCGGCGACGGTCTGCGCCCGGGGTCCATTGCCGATGCCAACGACGAAGCCCAGTTCGGCGAGCTGGAAACCCTGGGTGAGCTCACCAAGATTGCCTGGAAGCATGATGTACAGGTGATGATCGAAGGCCCGGGCCACGTGCCGATGCAGCTGATCAAGGAAAATATGGACAAGCAGCTGGAATGCTGTGACGAAGCACCGTTCTACACTCTAGGGCCACTGACCACCGACATTGCCCCAGGCTATGACCACATCACTTCGGGAATCGGCGCGGCGATGATTGGCTGGTTTGGCTGTGCCATGCTCTGCTATGTCACCCCAAAGGAGCACTTGGGCCTGCCCAACAAGGACGATGTCAAAACCGGCATCATCACCTACAAAATTGCGGCACACGCTGCGGACCTGGCCAAGGGGCACCCGGGCGCCCAGATCCGCGACAATGCGCTGTCCAAGGCGCGCTTCGAGTTCCGCTGGGAAGACCAGTTCAACCTCGGCCTGGACCCGGACACCGCCCGTGCCTATCACGACGAAACCCTGCCGAAAGACTCGGCCAAAGTGGCACACTTCTGCTCCATGTGCGGCCCCAAGTTCTGTTCCATGCAGATTTCCCAGGAAGTACGGGAGTATGCAAAGGAACACGGTCTTGATGAGGTTTCTGCAGTCGATGTCGGCATGAAAGAGAAATCCCGGGAGTTTGTGGAGGCTGGGTCCAAGCTTTATGACAAGGTCTGA
- a CDS encoding DUF1249 domain-containing protein, protein MTEWVMKPRRYVPDLRRFGALCDGNYMRLHRLRKLEAKGQPVCEFELHREDQYLGRVRIEVLQTTKFTETLLLEQVHNSGRWLNNPQLTVRVYHDANMAEVISCYRDRHIAPVNDYPNRFMHHPDEKVQVNSFLADWLDYCLRFGHLPMEHAAWSAGEGVD, encoded by the coding sequence ATGACAGAATGGGTGATGAAACCCCGGCGCTATGTACCGGATTTACGACGTTTCGGCGCGCTGTGTGATGGTAACTACATGCGGCTTCACCGATTGCGGAAGCTGGAGGCCAAAGGCCAGCCGGTTTGCGAATTCGAGCTTCACCGTGAGGACCAGTACCTGGGCCGGGTGCGCATCGAAGTGCTGCAAACTACAAAGTTTACCGAAACCCTGCTGCTGGAGCAGGTGCACAACTCCGGGCGCTGGCTGAACAATCCCCAGCTGACCGTGCGGGTTTATCACGATGCCAACATGGCAGAGGTGATCAGCTGTTACCGCGACCGGCACATCGCTCCGGTGAATGACTACCCCAACCGGTTTATGCACCACCCGGACGAGAAGGTGCAGGTCAACAGCTTCTTGGCCGACTGGCTGGACTACTGCCTGCGATTTGGTCACCTGCCCATGGAACACGCCGCCTGGTCCGCCGGGGAAGGCGTGGACTAA
- a CDS encoding formylglycine-generating enzyme family protein encodes MIRELEMPGGKRVFCGLGIIALLISGCSSSELPKPTSEELEQVVQAAQNNLVYVKGGSFLLGDVGKPDGRYYTVLKDDNKPAIEVTLDSYSIGRYETTWHEFLIYLRDVERAEQYVQFREEPSSSIRDVRSDEDPLSPNYRLKPAKAPNYGEAEGYCQWLGEKLGLPISLPTESQWEYAARSRGKNVAYATNTGEIEKDPYLRRPIEYIDPSIPPTGNALSHSSNRTERRPVGSYPPNPLGLYDMTGNVAEWTRDWYQEDFYQHASKHNPEGPSAPPAPEDPQKVVRDWAGHGDHTGGTGTVFNRGGVPLDSSTNGFRCVVNHPDPVSRD; translated from the coding sequence ATGATTCGGGAGCTAGAGATGCCAGGTGGAAAGCGAGTGTTTTGCGGATTAGGGATAATTGCTTTGTTGATCAGTGGCTGTTCGTCTTCAGAGCTCCCGAAACCGACTTCTGAAGAACTGGAACAGGTTGTTCAGGCGGCTCAGAATAATCTGGTATATGTAAAGGGTGGTTCGTTCCTTTTGGGTGATGTTGGTAAGCCGGACGGGCGTTACTACACAGTACTAAAAGACGATAACAAGCCAGCCATCGAGGTGACACTCGACAGCTACTCGATTGGGCGCTACGAAACAACCTGGCATGAATTCCTTATCTACCTAAGGGACGTGGAACGCGCAGAGCAATATGTCCAGTTCCGAGAAGAGCCGAGTTCTTCAATACGGGACGTTCGTAGTGACGAAGACCCGTTGTCGCCAAATTACCGCCTCAAGCCAGCGAAAGCGCCAAATTATGGCGAAGCTGAAGGTTACTGTCAGTGGCTTGGGGAGAAGTTGGGGCTACCTATTTCACTCCCAACAGAGTCACAGTGGGAATATGCAGCTCGTAGCCGAGGGAAAAATGTTGCTTACGCAACCAATACGGGAGAGATAGAAAAAGACCCTTACCTTCGAAGGCCGATTGAATACATTGATCCATCTATCCCCCCGACAGGAAATGCCTTATCTCATTCGTCAAACAGGACGGAACGAAGACCGGTCGGCAGTTATCCTCCGAACCCTTTAGGTTTATATGATATGACCGGCAATGTCGCTGAATGGACCCGTGACTGGTATCAAGAGGATTTTTATCAGCATGCCTCCAAACACAATCCCGAAGGACCTTCGGCCCCTCCAGCTCCCGAGGATCCGCAAAAGGTGGTGCGCGATTGGGCCGGACATGGCGATCATACAGGAGGAACCGGTACCGTTTTTAATCGAGGTGGTGTTCCCCTTGATTCTTCAACGAACGGTTTCCGGTGTGTAGTCAATCACCCGGATCCAGTAAGCCGGGATTGA
- a CDS encoding type VI secretion system Vgr family protein, whose protein sequence is MPQATGLQFTATLGQLPKDLFAVVRFELTETVSTLCHCKLELASTSPTIAPEEVLEQPVELVVWQDGVPLRRFHGVVNEFARGDSGHRRTRYEVIVQPPLWRLGLMHNSRIFQTQSTDAIVRTLLEERGIIDTVFDLKRTPEEREYCVQHQESDLAFIERLSAEEGWHYRYNHGDVEGNDQPALIIADHHGDAPRLDPVEYNGKAGGSSRQSAVFQFSYRERIKAASVAMKDYTFKNPAYALMHEQQADKLDAQREDYQHYDYPGRFKADASGQPFTESRLDALRNDAATANGQSNRPDFTVGAKVELTEHDNQALNREWLFTSITHTGNQPQALEEESGGSGTTYHNAFNAIPADRTWRPQVEHRPLMDGPQIAIVTGPDGEEIHCDEHGRVKVRFPWDRYSRNDEHSSAWLRVSQGWAGGQYGFMALPRIGHEVIVSFLDGDPDQPIITGRTYHATNTPPYALPEHKTRTTLKTQTHKGEGSNELRFEDEAGQEQIYIHAQKDLDLLTGNNRTEVIKNDSHRTVESNQFSHIKGNDHATVAGEKRESINGDASLTVNGSHHSKQGKNQLIEAGSEIHHKAGMKIVIEAGAEVTLKAGGSFVKVDPSGVTVSGPMVKMNSGGGPGSGSGVSAQMPDLPEVALADSKTPFSPATLARDSRRPVSDFRPSPISKLVSVARKDATLSRQCGRQPDGSCAAARCACEESV, encoded by the coding sequence ATGCCCCAGGCAACCGGACTGCAGTTCACGGCCACCCTTGGCCAACTCCCCAAAGACCTGTTCGCGGTCGTCCGTTTTGAACTGACCGAAACCGTTTCGACGCTATGCCACTGCAAGCTGGAACTGGCCAGTACCTCGCCGACTATTGCACCCGAAGAAGTGCTGGAGCAGCCCGTGGAGCTGGTGGTCTGGCAGGATGGCGTGCCTCTGCGGCGCTTCCACGGTGTGGTCAACGAATTCGCCCGGGGCGACTCCGGCCACCGCCGTACCCGCTACGAAGTCATCGTCCAGCCTCCGCTGTGGCGCCTGGGCCTGATGCACAACAGCCGCATCTTCCAGACCCAGAGCACCGACGCCATCGTGCGCACCCTGCTCGAAGAGCGGGGCATCATCGATACCGTGTTTGACCTGAAACGCACCCCCGAAGAACGGGAATACTGCGTCCAGCACCAGGAAAGCGACCTGGCCTTTATCGAACGACTGTCTGCCGAAGAGGGCTGGCACTACCGGTATAACCATGGCGATGTAGAAGGCAATGACCAACCCGCCCTGATCATCGCAGACCACCACGGCGACGCCCCCAGGCTCGACCCGGTGGAATACAACGGCAAGGCCGGCGGCAGCAGCCGCCAGAGCGCCGTCTTCCAGTTCAGCTATCGGGAACGCATCAAAGCCGCCTCTGTGGCCATGAAGGACTACACCTTTAAGAACCCGGCTTACGCGTTAATGCACGAACAGCAGGCCGATAAGCTGGACGCCCAGCGCGAAGACTACCAGCACTACGACTACCCCGGCCGCTTCAAGGCCGACGCCAGTGGCCAGCCGTTCACCGAAAGCCGCCTGGACGCCCTGAGAAACGACGCCGCCACCGCCAACGGCCAGAGCAACCGCCCGGACTTCACCGTGGGCGCCAAAGTCGAGCTCACCGAACACGACAACCAGGCCCTGAACCGGGAATGGCTGTTCACCAGCATCACCCACACCGGCAACCAGCCCCAGGCTCTGGAAGAAGAAAGTGGCGGTAGTGGCACCACCTACCACAACGCCTTCAACGCCATTCCCGCGGACCGCACCTGGCGCCCTCAAGTGGAACACCGCCCATTGATGGACGGCCCCCAGATTGCCATCGTCACCGGCCCCGACGGGGAAGAGATTCACTGCGATGAACACGGCAGGGTAAAAGTAAGATTCCCCTGGGATCGCTACTCAAGGAATGATGAACATTCCAGCGCCTGGCTACGAGTCAGCCAGGGCTGGGCTGGCGGCCAGTACGGCTTCATGGCACTCCCGAGAATCGGCCACGAGGTCATCGTCTCCTTCCTCGATGGCGACCCGGACCAGCCGATTATTACTGGCCGCACCTACCACGCCACCAACACACCGCCCTATGCGCTGCCGGAACACAAGACACGCACCACGCTGAAAACCCAGACCCACAAGGGTGAGGGCAGCAACGAACTGAGGTTTGAAGACGAAGCGGGCCAAGAACAGATCTATATCCACGCCCAGAAAGACCTGGACCTGCTGACGGGAAACAACCGCACCGAGGTCATCAAAAATGACAGCCACCGAACGGTGGAGAGCAACCAGTTCAGTCACATCAAGGGTAATGACCACGCTACCGTGGCTGGTGAAAAGCGCGAATCCATCAACGGCGATGCCAGCCTCACCGTCAACGGCAGCCACCACAGCAAACAGGGCAAGAACCAACTCATTGAAGCCGGCAGCGAGATCCACCACAAGGCCGGCATGAAAATCGTCATCGAAGCGGGTGCCGAAGTGACGCTGAAGGCCGGCGGCAGTTTTGTGAAGGTTGATCCCAGTGGTGTGACTGTTTCAGGGCCGATGGTGAAGATGAATTCGGGTGGTGGGCCGGGGAGTGGGAGTGGGGTCTCGGCGCAGATGCCGGATTTGCCAGAAGTTGCGTTGGCGGATTCAAAGACGCCGTTTAGCCCCGCCACTCTTGCTAGGGACTCGAGGCGACCGGTCTCGGATTTTCGTCCGAGTCCGATTTCGAAGTTGGTCAGCGTGGCACGCAAAGATGCAACTTTAAGCAGACAATGTGGTCGCCAACCCGACGGTTCTTGTGCTGCCGCGAGGTGCGCATGCGAGGAGAGTGTCTGA
- the cpdA gene encoding 3',5'-cyclic-AMP phosphodiesterase gives MTENDNQRALRVLQLTDPHLMSDPGGELLGVNTRDSLDAVIEQVLHDHGQPDLILATGDIAQDATEEAYRLFGDKLKVFRCPSAWMAGNHDDSPLLARIASESQADRRHIIQGGWQFILLDTSVPGKVFGELAESELAFLEEALSQNPGTPALVALHHHPIDIDTEWMSPIGLRNRDAFWQVIDRFSQVKIVLWGHIHQELEQTRKGVHLLATPSTCIQFTAGSVEFSVEDKAPGYRWFELLPSGEFSTEVSRATDFVFDLDSNSTGY, from the coding sequence ATGACAGAGAATGACAACCAGCGTGCCCTTCGGGTGCTACAACTGACCGACCCGCACCTGATGTCCGATCCGGGCGGCGAACTGCTGGGCGTCAATACCAGAGACAGTCTGGATGCTGTCATCGAGCAGGTGCTTCACGATCATGGCCAGCCGGATCTTATTCTTGCCACCGGAGACATCGCCCAGGACGCTACCGAAGAAGCCTACCGGCTTTTTGGTGACAAGCTGAAGGTGTTTCGTTGCCCCTCTGCCTGGATGGCAGGTAACCATGATGACTCTCCATTGCTGGCCCGGATTGCCTCCGAAAGTCAGGCGGACCGGCGCCATATTATTCAGGGCGGTTGGCAGTTTATCTTGCTGGATACCTCGGTTCCCGGAAAGGTGTTTGGCGAGCTGGCGGAATCGGAACTGGCCTTCCTCGAAGAGGCTCTCAGCCAGAACCCCGGCACCCCGGCGTTGGTTGCCCTTCATCATCATCCCATAGACATTGATACCGAATGGATGTCGCCGATCGGACTGCGCAATCGCGATGCCTTCTGGCAAGTTATTGACCGCTTTTCGCAAGTAAAAATCGTACTCTGGGGGCATATTCACCAGGAGCTGGAGCAAACCCGCAAAGGAGTTCATCTGCTGGCCACACCGTCCACCTGCATACAGTTCACGGCCGGTTCGGTGGAGTTTTCAGTGGAAGACAAAGCGCCGGGTTACCGCTGGTTTGAGTTGCTGCCTTCGGGCGAGTTTTCCACCGAAGTGAGCAGGGCGACGGATTTCGTATTCGATCTGGACAGCAACAGTACCGGCTATTAG